One segment of Stomatobaculum sp. F0698 DNA contains the following:
- a CDS encoding DUF5716 family protein — MAMQYLGIDLSNSESTLLFSSGERERTLSLATVIFREQEKENWYVGSEACEKALAGLGSMAENLLAGSERGGSILVEGTEYRAIELLARFLKLAKRELIGEEKGEATYTVLVLPEYRLSFVRELRTLLSQYDFPADTLRIISREESFLHFLRGEPALLEAGEVGLYALEEKSFAFYAGRSKKEKNKDVLLAETQNMREAFTLKLLNNSQGENYADHLLATNAEKVLRNRHFASVILTGAGFNRMDWSQNFQRSVCKGQRKLYQDKNVFATGAVLAGRAAVEKRELPRFVCKGRAPVRLSLLVKQEGQERELVLAERGAALLTAGGRFRFLPEDGKDLQVLLSDGARVVKSLPVALDVLPEREDKSCYIDLSFRFSDERHAEFTLVDAGFGEIFPPSGKESKQEVELWD; from the coding sequence ATGGCAATGCAATATCTGGGGATTGATCTCTCAAACAGCGAAAGCACGCTCCTGTTTTCTTCGGGAGAGCGTGAGCGCACGCTCTCCCTTGCCACAGTCATCTTCCGCGAGCAGGAGAAGGAGAACTGGTACGTCGGGAGCGAGGCTTGCGAAAAGGCGCTTGCGGGACTGGGGAGCATGGCGGAAAATTTGCTCGCCGGGAGTGAGCGCGGGGGCAGCATCCTGGTCGAAGGGACAGAGTACCGCGCAATCGAACTGTTGGCGCGCTTTTTAAAGCTCGCGAAGCGGGAGCTTATCGGGGAAGAGAAGGGTGAGGCAACGTACACGGTGCTGGTGTTGCCGGAATATCGCCTTTCTTTCGTGCGGGAATTGCGCACGCTTCTTTCGCAGTACGATTTTCCGGCGGATACGCTCCGCATCATCAGCCGGGAGGAGAGTTTCCTTCACTTTTTACGCGGAGAGCCGGCACTGCTCGAAGCGGGCGAGGTAGGGCTCTACGCTCTCGAGGAGAAGTCGTTTGCGTTTTACGCCGGCAGAAGCAAAAAAGAAAAAAATAAAGACGTCTTGCTTGCGGAGACGCAGAACATGCGAGAGGCCTTTACCCTGAAGCTCTTGAACAACAGTCAGGGAGAGAATTATGCGGATCATTTGCTCGCGACCAATGCGGAGAAGGTGCTGAGAAACCGCCACTTTGCCAGTGTCATTTTGACCGGAGCGGGCTTTAACCGCATGGATTGGTCGCAGAACTTTCAGCGTTCGGTCTGTAAGGGGCAGAGAAAGCTCTATCAGGACAAGAATGTCTTTGCGACAGGGGCTGTTCTGGCCGGCCGCGCCGCGGTCGAAAAGCGCGAATTGCCACGCTTTGTCTGCAAGGGGCGTGCGCCCGTGCGCCTCTCGCTGCTCGTAAAGCAGGAGGGACAGGAGCGGGAACTGGTGCTCGCGGAGCGCGGCGCGGCCTTATTGACGGCGGGAGGTCGCTTCCGTTTTCTTCCGGAGGACGGAAAGGACTTGCAAGTCCTTCTTTCGGACGGCGCGCGCGTTGTCAAGAGCCTTCCGGTGGCGCTCGATGTGTTGCCGGAACGCGAGGATAAGAGCTGCTATATCGACCTAAGCTTCCGCTTCTCGGATGAGAGGCATGCGGAATTTACGCTGGTCGATGCGGGCTTCGGTGAAATTTTCCCGCCGAGCGGCAAGGAGAGCAAACAGGAGGTAGAGCTGTGGGACTGA